The Dermacentor variabilis isolate Ectoservices unplaced genomic scaffold, ASM5094787v1 scaffold_12, whole genome shotgun sequence sequence AACTCGTTTTCGGCGTACCAGGGAAATTCCGTTGCTCTTATGGCTCGCTGTGCAAAGCGCTATTGTGTGATGTTTCCATATTTAGAATATGTTGACAACAGGCATGGGGCGTATATTATGCGCCGCTTCCCAGGTTCGTGACTCTCTGAGGACTATGATGCTGATAAATACCCGGCACCAACTGCCACTATGCATAGGCGCTGGCTgtctaaacaacaacaaaagaaaaggagggggggggggaataaagaAGGTGTTTGTTCCATGCACTAACCATGAATTAAAAAAAGATCTTACGAGCAAGAACCGTTTCCAGCGGAATTCTTTCGATACATTTAATGCGCTATTCAAAAATCCAAATAATTAAGGGGAATTTgcactttctttttaaagcaaAACCTGTTTTGTGATTCACTGAGAACAAAGGTGTTACCGAAACAATAATTACTTGAGTGGTCGCGGAGTATAGACTAGTGTATACGGGCGTCATGGACGTCGTTGTGTTAGCGATACGATATATAAGAATGGCTTGTAGTATAGTACGGCCTTCTCGAAGCCATCATGCGCGTCACCGCAGTTGTTTCTGAGCCCTGTGCCCTTCGTGTGCCTTTGAAATACCCTCGGAGGGTGTTGTCCTAGGCGCTACGTCGAGAGCCGGTGCATCGCGCTCCCTCGGAAAGAAGACAGCGCGCACTGAAGCGACGCTCTTTGGGTGTGCAGTTTGAGCAGGCCCCACGGCGGAGCCAGGATGGCGCTGTCGGACGCCGGCAGCTCTCTCTCCAGGGCGCCCGGGCTCCAGGACGTGGCGGCGGCATCGTCCGTCGCCGACACCGCGTACGccccctcttctctctctctctcacgtggCCGATCGAGGGCAAAGACCTTCGCCGTGCGTGTTTACCAACGTGCGCCGCATGGTTTTGGACGGCGCCCCACATTTCACGCGCGCGTGTCGGCACGCTCGCCACCGGAGGTCCATCAAAGCGGAACGCATGCCTGCTTCGTGTTTACAAGATCGCGCCAAGTGCTCGCGGCGAACACAATTTCCCTGCGATGCTTTCCAAGGAGCGTTCGCTTTGAACCCGCGAGCATGCGCAGCACGAACACGATGCGCTAGTAATTTTCGCTGGGAGCGTCGGTGATGCTGATTATGATTGTTTTTTTGAAGGACATTTTTGTGACGGCTTGCTTAAAACATGGACAAACGCACACATTTTATTGACGGGACGCATGGTGTCACATAACATTGGCGCGCTGAAAATACGCAGTGCGTTAGAAAAAAGAGAACAAGGAGCGATGTTGCAGTCGCTCTTCAAGTGTTGGTCGCGTCGCATTAGTTAACTGACGACATGCGCCAACCTCACCTGAACTACATAGTAGCATGCGTGGATACTGAAACGTCATTTATATAGTTTGCTGCTTCGTTCTTGTCAGTTATCTTGTCTTCACTTTAGCGGGATTACAGACTAACCGGACCAGCGGTTTCAAACTTGACTGGAGCATCGGACGCATTCATTATgtagggtgtcccacataactttacccaaaccttaaaaatattcaaaggccacgtagctggacagaaccgaggtaatctTGTTTGCTGTCGCTGGGAGAAACTAATATTATCTTTTGCAtactgcctaattacataattagacttaattaattaatcagctcCTCACATATTGTAatgagatgaaaagtgtcaatgagaaaattgtagaacgacatgaaaaactcccgatagagctttctgttgctcaatacgtgctacatagaagtgtttttccaagcattacAGAAGCCCGCAATACATCAAAAATTGACGCGCGATTGGCCACTCGCGGCACTTTGCGTGAGTTCGCgaagaggctgagataatctcatgggcggcggcaatgtaaaagaaacctttcatgagtaactacttaagaggaaaaaacgaaatcaggaaagaaacaatttacgataactcaaagggaagctcattacttttcgaagcgagatcaggatgccttagaacacgcatttataaagcgagatataagaaagaagaagaatgtGCTTGCTACAGTAAAGCTAGGTAAAAGATGgcgcacgttttattagaatgtgaagatatctgcccagcggtcgatttcgcacctctggcttccttgaagcccttgggttcagcgagagcaggggaaaagtaaacatgtccgcagtagagtatagtaagaggcgattggaagattggtggaaaaaaatTAGGGAAACAACAAAGAGCGGAGGCGTACAAaggcaaagttcacaataggggttcagaaagtttggttatggttattcttcgttttttgtttttcctttccttttttttcttttttaacataggtagggcattaggcaatataataacaagagcttggtgacgcaacccaccaccccgttccaagggggacgctcatagcatccatccatacatacatcCGGGCTTATCTGATGCTTAAAAAACATTTCTATGTAGTACGTATTAggcgacagaaagctgtatccggagtttttcatgtcgctctacaattttctcatctacaacttttcatctaattataatatttgagaagttgattaattaatgaagactaattatgtaattaggcgggaTGCAAATAATaatgtatctccaagcgacggcaaacaacattgtcttggttctgtccagctacgtgccaCTTGCAGGTTTtaaggtttggctcaagttacccGGGACACTCGGCATATAGCACACGCGTCTCACGTGCGTCGCTCAACCTACAGAGACGGGGAGCGTGGCAAAGTAATACTACCGATGGGCACAGGGACTATGGACAAAGCTCTTTGGGCGGCGTGTTTTAGACACCCTACCTAGACTAAGTTCCCTCGGACACTGTCGTCTGCCACGTAATCCAGATAAGAAAACACTGCTATTCAGTATACAGCTGCAGCACTAAGGACAATGGAGGGGGGGAGCTGGGAGAGCGTACTGCATTACGCACATTGCAGCGCAGAGCACTTATACTGAGTGTTCCACGTACCTTGTGCGAAAGTTTAAATATAtttgcaagtgccacgtagctggacagaatcaaggtaatattgtttgccatcacgtggagcaagtcagactatatttttgtatttcgcctaactacataattaaTTATTAATCTATCAACTGTTTGAATATAATATTCGCAGCacaagtgtcaatgagaaaattgtagatcatcctgaaaaattccagatccagctttctgttgctcaataagtgctGCATAAACGTTCTTTTCTAAGCCTgagagaaagcccgcgaaatacgaaaaagtACCGCGCGGCTGGTCGCGCGCGGTACTTTTGGCATGATGGCATTATATTACGCTGCTCGTGCAGGTCGGATTACCCAACAGTCGACAATTCTGGCCTTGAATCTACATTCGTAAAGACCATCTCTCAAAACTACAACGCGGACGAGCTGCGCAGGATTCTCAGCGACATATACTGTTCCACCGTGCACTCCCTGAACTTGGAGGTCATACAGATGTGGCTGCACGTAGTACAGGACATTCGTGCTTTCCTGCTTGCCCACGAAAACAAAGATTTCCTGCAGCTGTACTCCAAGTCAATGCACCTCCGGCTGACCACTTGCTGGAACGAGATATTGTACGCGATCATCGGCCACGTCCGGCACGCTCCAAATCTCCTAGGCCAGACCTTCCAGAGATCAGCTGGAAACAAGAAGCTCACAATCAACAGCTGCATCGCCTGTTTCTGTCACTTCTGTAACGAAGTCGGCCTTACCTGGAACAAGGGGGTCAGTGACATCCTGGGTCTTCTGCGGGATATTCTCACCGTTTTGAAAGAAAACCGCCAAGATTCTTCACTCATAGAAACGTGGATCCGGCAGGCTGAGGAGTCGCAGGCTAACATAACGAGTGCGTGTACCGAGTTCCAGAAGTCTTTCAAGGTCCTCACGTCGCTCGTGGATGAGGAACAGGTTCCCTCTGAGGCACTCCTCATGCACAAGCTGTTCACCGTCTGCACGGGCGAAATGCGGCAAAGCCTGGAATCGGAGATGATGTCGCAGTTGCAGGACGAGGTTCTCATGTCTGATCGCTGCGTGTCGAGCGCCGCCGTGCTGCAGGCGAAGACTACGGTGCTGAAGGCCTGGAACGACACGATCGGCAAGCTGCTGGCCACGTTCACGCGGACGTGGGCGCAGGACACACGACTCGCTGTGACTGATATCTATATCACTGCGCTCGAGACTTTTTATGGGTCGTGGGCGCGTATTCTGTGCAGCGTCATGGTGGCAACTGACCTGCTCGAGAGCGACTTTATTCGAGTCGAGCTGGATCCAGCCACGGTGAAGGCTGTGCAAGCGGGAATCGTCGCCGACTTGAGCCGCGAGACGGACCTGATGAAGGCGCCGCGGACGGACGAAGGCGGAAGCTCGCCGGCATCGGATCCCTTCCCGTTGACCAACCCCACGTATTGGGTCAGTATGCATTCCACTATCGCCACCTTATAAGGCATGATAAGTGTGCGCATTATTATGGAAATAAACGCGTTTGCGCGCGGTAAATAAAATAACGGTAGTGAGTGTTTCGGCGAATGGAAGCATATTCGTGGCGCCTGACctgctgatttatttatttttgtttattcaaGTTACTCCTAAAGACGCTCTGGTTGAGCGTATTACATAGGGGTGTCAGGTACAAATAAGTGTAGGCGTACacaaaatttgtaaaaaaaaaatgtaatacaaTATAACTAATAAATTAAAAAAGAATACATAAAAAGTCCAATAAAAGTAACACAGTATAGTTGCAAAATAAGGATGTAAACTGCATATATATTTGAACGTTACATGAAAAACAAGCGTAATAACTCGAGTTATTGGTTGTATAAAGGAGAACGAATAGAGAACATAGTCAAACGAAGGTAGAAAGTTCTGCAACGGTTAAAGTACAGAGCAAGAGTATAAAGTAAATTGAATAAAAGTGCAGAATACAATTAAACGTACAGGAAAACAAACTAGTGAGTTAATTAACACTGTGAGAAAAACAAACCAGAGGAATATTAATCAGGGATGGTTGCATGTACGTTATCATGTATGAGGTCTTGAAATTTACTGATGTTAGGTTCTATAGCGATGTGTGATGCTAACTGGTTCCAATCTTTTGATGTACGCGGCATGAATTATTCAGCGTATAATGCTTTGAGCGGCACATTATCTGTTTTACTTTGTTAGGATGATCCCGGCGAGTAAAGATAGCTGCTGGTTGCTGGAAAAAGTAGTCATGGGGGGATGTGTGATGATAACGTTTATGGAAAAGTGATAAGCGAGCAAGTTTACGGTGATGCGAAAGCTCTTGCAATTTAGCGTGATTTTTTAAAGCAGTGACTGTAGCGAAAGGTGAGTATTCTAAGTAGATGAAGCGAACAACACGGTTTTGAAGGGATTCGATGTCTTTAATAATGCAGTGTTTATAAGGGtcccagatggcagatgcatattcaatttTAGGTTGGATTAACGTGGTGTAAGCAAGTTTACGAAGGTGAATAGGCGCCTGTCTAATGTTGCACTTAAGATGGCCGAGAAAACGATTAGCGGAAGCAAGGGTTCTGTTAATATGGTAATCCCATGTTAAGTCAGATTGTACATGAAGGCCGTACAATCTGACTGACTTGATGTCAGTTCAATAGGGCTATCGTTTAATTCGTAAGACGAAGTTACACGGGAAACACGGTTTGTAAatgacgcggactttgttttaaCTGCGGTTAAGTGGCATTAGCCAGGAGGAGCACCATGAACTTGTCGTGTTAAGGTCGGACTGTAATGTCAGCTGGTCGGTGATGATGAATACGTTACGATATATGACGCAGTCGTCGGCGAACAGTCTAATTCTGAATGGCAGTGAAGatggaagatcgttaatatagattaaaAACAGTGATAGTTTAATCCCACTGCCCTGGGGGATGCCAGAAGTGACGTGTCCGAAAGGTGAGGTAGTGTCATTAACAGAGGTGAATTGTACGCGAGCTGATAAGAAATATTTTATCCAAGCTAGAACGTTAGGGTAAATGTTAACCTTTACCAATTTGGTCAGTAGCCGGTGATGAGGAACGCGGTCAAAAGCCTTTGAGTAGTCTAGAAAAATTGCATCTACTTGCAAACCGGCGTCTATGGAAGAACGAATATCATGGATGAAGCCGGCAAGTTGCGTGTCACAAGAATATCCTCTTCGAAAACCGTGCTTGTGTTTGAATATAAGGTTATGGTCTTCGAAATAGTTAATGACCTGAGAATGTATAATGTGTTCTAGAATTTTACAGGCAGTACTGGTTAGTGAAATGGGATGATAGTTGGATGGAGAACATTGATCACCGGACTTTAGCTATCTTTTCAGTCATTTGGGATGGAATCAGTTGCTAATGATTGTGAAAGAAGTGCGCAGAACAGTGGACATACACTAGGGTATGTACTTTTCAGTATTTTATTGTTGATGCCAGTGTGATCCGAAGCAGATGAAATTTCTAATTTGTTTAGCAGGGATATAATACCAGCTTCGGTGATGGTTATCTCGGGCATATGCATAGTGGTAAAAAAAGTTAAGCTAGGGCATGTGGTGATGTCTTCATTAGTAACAACTGATACAAAAGCATTGTTAAAATTTGAGCGCACTCTTCTTCAGAAAAACAACATTGTTAACACCTGTGATGCTAATATTAACAATATCGTTCGGGTTAATGACGTGCCAGAATTTGAGAGGGTTCTTAGTAAGCATAGATAACAGGTCGTGGTTAAAAGAAATGGCGTTGGGTGGTTCTGAGCAATAACGGATACTTTTTATCACATACTTTGTAACTCTTCCATGAATCAGAAAGTCAGTACTTTTTTGCTTGTctgtacaatatttttttttagtttaagaTTAAACCACGGTACATTATTGCGGCTCTTTATGGATAGTACTGGTATGAACTTATCTAGTAGGTTAGTCAAAACGTTTTTAAGTAAATTCCAGTTTTATTCGACAGTGCGTGTTAAATGGCTAGCGAGGAAATGGTTAGAAAAATGATAGAGTTCAGAATTGATTGTTGTAAAATTTCCCCTGCTATAGCATCGTATTTGTTCAGAAATACTTTGGCGCTTGTTTAGTAGACTGTTAAGGTTACCGGTTATAATATCATGATCAGAGAGAACAGGAAGGTGGGTTATGGTTGAAATAATATGAGCATCATTTGTTAATATTAAATCGAGTACATTTGATTATGTTGATGAGCTTCGAGTGGGCTGGCTGCGAAGTTGGCTATGGGAAAAGTGAAGGCATGTTTGAAGAATTGAATGCGCTTTCGTGTGGACTGATGAAACAGATTGCTGGGCCAGCATACTTCTGGAAAGTTCAGGTCTCCGAAAATTAATAATATTCCTAATTGCATGGTCACACGACTTAGTAAGCGGTTAAATTCAGTCACAGAACCTGCCTGCATATCAGGAGGGCGTACAATTATTTGAGTAGCACCGCACTTAAGTCATACCCACACGCACTCAAGAAAAGAATCAATATGAATTGGTGAAGAAACAAAgtcctttttattgcgataaggacACCACCTCCTCTTCGCAGTATTCTACCGTAGCGAAAAAAATTGAATTCAGGCCAACTAGTTAAGATCGAGCTATCAGATACCGTTTCGTTCAGCACGTTTCAGTCAGAGACACGATAGATGCAGAGCATGGATCTACAAGTGATGACAAGGCAAAAGATTTAAGCAGAATGTTTCGAATATTGGTGTACGAGAAGGACGGTACAAAATTATCCGAACTTTTCTAGGGACAGCGCAGGTGCGTTAACAGGCAAGATGCAATGCGCGAGGTTGAAGAAAGCAGGGAGAATTTCATTTTGAGGAACGATTTGGAATAGGTACAGGATTATTGGCATTCACACCTCACACGAAACCATGATCGTTCACGAACAGCTTATTAAAGACAAGACGCACTAGGTCCCTGTCCTTCTTTATCGTCCTGGAGAACTGCCATAGCCTACGTCGCTGATCACGTTCAGCCTCTGAATAGTCACGTCCGATGATAAAGTTCGTAATTTGAAATTTGAAGCCACGGTACAAAATAGACTCGACTTCTTTTTCGTTGTAAAGCATTGCTTTGAATGACCGGCTTTTTCCAACAACGAAACGGCCAACTCGATGAGCTCTGGCAATGGTGGTGACAGCAAAGTCGAGTTGATTTCTGCTAAACTCAGTGATGACACGCTCGGAAGATTCTCAGTTTTCAATTTAGTCATTGTCTGCAATGCCATAAAACAAGGTGTTAGGTCTTCGCGATCGATTTTCCAAATAATCGATCTTGTCCTGCATTACAGATATGTTATACAGGTGAGCGGAACCCGCCGGCGTATTCACTGCGTCAATTCTTGACTGAAGGATGTTAACTCGACTCAGCATTTCTGTAAAGTTTGCATCTTTAGGCAAGGAAGGAAAGTGCGTTGCCAGAGGCGAGGATTCGTTGCGTCAAGGATTCACAGTTTCTAAAAGGTGTCATCGTAGTTAGACGCGGATTGTCTCGAGAACAACGTCTCAACTTTAGCTTCTAGGTCTGCTACTCTTTTAGTCAGTGCCTGCTGGCCATCTTGTACTTCAATATGAAGATGAAGTACCTTGCTCAGAGCCTCCAAAAGGTTACAGTTGCTAGCTTTAATCTTTTGAATCCCAGCGCGGACATAAATTTTAGTTTTTCCTCCTGAGGTTTGGCCCCTACGTCTCCCGCTATAGCAATAAAAGACGCCACAAGTACACAGCGACCGCGCGAACACAATTAAATGAATTACAACTTAAGGGCCACGACACCGCAAGAAGAAATACATCATCGTCACGATAACAATAGGCGGGACAGTAACTGACCTGTAGCAACGCGACTGGTGACGCGGCCCGAAGCGTTGGTGAAAAGCGCGCCTTTTTTTAACCCCCTCGGAAGTTGTCGATAAGGCGTATGTAGTGTATATGACTGCACACGCAGCTGTGCTGCGTACCATGTCGAGCCACGCCTTCGCTTATTCCCCTGCCCCTTTCGTTCAGTACAAGAACTGGCTGGCGCTAGCGCACAGCGTGGAGCAGAGCGTGTTCGCGCTGGGGGATCTGCTGACGCGCCAGGAAAAGGCCACCACGGAGCAGGCGTCGCTGAGTCGCCTCTACCAAGGGGCCACTAGCTGCTTGGAGCGCTACGAGCAGGCTTGTTGCCTGCTGCGCCACTTTGCCCTCTTCGAGGCCAATACCAACGCGTGCGCCTGGCAAACGAGCCGTGCCTGCGAGAAGCTCCTGCGTTCTCTGACCGAGCACCTGGCTCCGGTGGGAGTCAAGCCCACTAGGCTACGAGTCGTTCAAAACGGATTCGAGGCGCTGAAGGTCGACCTCCTGACCATGCTTCGGGACATGCGTAAAGAGCGAGCCGTTCCCGAGAATTACGTGGCGATTTTTCGATCCCACGTGACGGAATGGCTCGGCCGACTCCGGATAGCCGCCGGTGACATACGTCAGGTGAGCCACTGTCAGCGAGTTTTGAACCTGCGCGCATTCGATTGGTGTAGTTTACTATTTACTCTTGGCGCGGCAGTGATGCTGGCAGTCAGTGGAGATGGAATATAAAGCTGGCAAGGGTAGAGGCTCGATATGTTCGTAATTCATCGCAAAACAAGCACAGCGCAAAAGACCGGCACAAGGATAGGTGTGTGTCTATATAtctctgtccccgtctttctGAGCTGCACTTGTTTTGCGATGCAATATAAATATACGTCTGTTTCTAAAGAACTTTCACGTGTAACAAGCTGTCACCACCTTCAAGTTACAGGGATCTCAAACTCAATCCTGCATACCTGGCCATATACGTATTACATGGATCCCTGAGAGCTGCTTACTGGCGTTTCATGGTATAGCTAAAGTGTTGATTTGCGCTTGGTTAAACTTCAAGGAGAATGGCGGGTGAAAACGCTCAAGAGCATCGCGGTCGCGGGACGCATGCGGTTCCGTGTGTTTGAAAACCCTACCCTATAACCTAACGACAGCGTGTTTGCTGAGGActtttggtttatttatttatttatttatttatttatttatttatttatttcacatactctCAAGCGccaaggcattacagaggggaaaGGGGTACATGCGTAAAACAACAATAACTATTACAACAAATTTATATAATGCAAGCGACATGCGCAGTGGACGTAACCATTAAGAAATCAAATGACGAGAATACTACGAAATTCAAATTATATAAACGTAGCAACATCTGAACTGAACGAAAGGAAAAATAAGCGCATGGCGTCACGAGGTCACAGTTGAAAAAAAGCAAAGGTTCGGCGGAAAAGTACATTGTCTTCGATTCACACGATATCAttaggaaggtggttccagtcgtcCATTGTatgtggaataaataaataaaaaaatctgtGTTTGACAAAAAGTGCCACTTACTTTATGACGGTGCTCAACTCGAGATGACAGATAAGTAGGTGCTAGAATGAGCTCACTGATAAGGATATGATGAAATACTTTATGAAAAGAGCATAAGCGAAAAGCCTTTCTGCGCAATGATAACGATGGTAGGTACAAGTTGCTTTTCACAAAGTTTATGCTAAAAGTAAGATCGTAGTTTGAAGGAAAGAAGTGGAATTGTTCTGAGCCATTTCAAGAGAAATAACCGGAGTAGCATTGTAAGGGACCCAAATAGCAGCAGCGTTTTCCAACTTAGATCGAAGTAGTGTTTTGTACAGTAGAAGTTTCAGTGATGACGGGGATTTGCAAAAGTTTCGCGGtgttttgatcggactgctggtacgatctgttgggaactcggcgctgacgcccgtggttgtacctgggtcgcaagccccaagggta is a genomic window containing:
- the LOC142566274 gene encoding uncharacterized protein LOC142566274 isoform X1; this translates as MALSDAGSSLSRAPGLQDVAAASSVADTASDYPTVDNSGLESTFVKTISQNYNADELRRILSDIYCSTVHSLNLEVIQMWLHVVQDIRAFLLAHENKDFLQLYSKSMHLRLTTCWNEILYAIIGHVRHAPNLLGQTFQRSAGNKKLTINSCIACFCHFCNEVGLTWNKGVSDILGLLRDILTVLKENRQDSSLIETWIRQAEESQANITSACTEFQKSFKVLTSLVDEEQVPSEALLMHKLFTVCTGEMRQSLESEMMSQLQDEVLMSDRCVSSAAVLQAKTTVLKAWNDTIGKLLATFTRTWAQDTRLAVTDIYITALETFYGSWARILCSVMVATDLLESDFIRVELDPATVKAVQAGIVADLSRETDLMKAPRTDEGGSSPASDPFPLTNPTYWYKNWLALAHSVEQSVFALGDLLTRQEKATTEQASLSRLYQGATSCLERYEQACCLLRHFALFEANTNACAWQTSRACEKLLRSLTEHLAPVGVKPTRLRVVQNGFEALKVDLLTMLRDMRKERAVPENYVAIFRSHVTEWLGRLRIAAGDIRQEALEAAERMRAGCSDRTKLDECIAALPSRLEEGCRSIEAQLQRFCANETWKIDDISILAHLSKSRSKV
- the LOC142566274 gene encoding uncharacterized protein LOC142566274 isoform X2, which codes for MWLHVVQDIRAFLLAHENKDFLQLYSKSMHLRLTTCWNEILYAIIGHVRHAPNLLGQTFQRSAGNKKLTINSCIACFCHFCNEVGLTWNKGVSDILGLLRDILTVLKENRQDSSLIETWIRQAEESQANITSACTEFQKSFKVLTSLVDEEQVPSEALLMHKLFTVCTGEMRQSLESEMMSQLQDEVLMSDRCVSSAAVLQAKTTVLKAWNDTIGKLLATFTRTWAQDTRLAVTDIYITALETFYGSWARILCSVMVATDLLESDFIRVELDPATVKAVQAGIVADLSRETDLMKAPRTDEGGSSPASDPFPLTNPTYWYKNWLALAHSVEQSVFALGDLLTRQEKATTEQASLSRLYQGATSCLERYEQACCLLRHFALFEANTNACAWQTSRACEKLLRSLTEHLAPVGVKPTRLRVVQNGFEALKVDLLTMLRDMRKERAVPENYVAIFRSHVTEWLGRLRIAAGDIRQEALEAAERMRAGCSDRTKLDECIAALPSRLEEGCRSIEAQLQRFCANETWKIDDISILAHLSKSRSKV